Proteins encoded together in one Lysinibacillus sp. FSL K6-0232 window:
- a CDS encoding TOTE conflict system archaeo-eukaryotic primase domain-containing protein — protein sequence MNIEQQLHQALLEIEHLKKENAHLRGLLKQKQVEPNKIVEPVKRANHNEQLKEKILQKRVQIFKSLFRGRDDVYAVRWQSKNNKSGYTPACSLEWQPPLCQKPNIKCSQCQVRKLIPLSDETIYRHLSGEITIGLYPLLKDETCWFLAVDFDKRDWQKDIQAFVDTCQQLDVPVSIERSRSGNGGHVWLFFSEPISAKVARQLGHFILSETLSNRYEIGMDSYDRLFPNQDTLPKGGFGNLIALPLQRGPRIQLNSVFVDENFNAYEDQWGYLEKVRKLDLNAIKKILWATSQPKQIIQVKEVKDNDVDKLPLAITIIEKNGLYLNKHEIPSQIMHEILKLSSIKNPEFFKAQARRLSTHSIPKNINCHEETTDFIIIPRGCKEALIKVLEGRGITALFDDQTQLGETITSNFKGNLTPEQQVAVEKLLERPIGILSATTGFGKTVVAASLIAQRKVNTLIIVHRKQLIEQWKERLNVFLDKDTLIGHISGGKNKQTFNIDIATIQSLNYRGEIKDEVKNYGQVIVDECHHISAVSFEKVMKKVEAKYICGLTATPTRKDGLHSIMTMQLGSICHRVTAKSYSKVHSFEHLLYPRYTQFKDNTTNDSKKIQDVYKALIQDDVRNRLIFDDVLQALDNGATPLILTERVEHVKILEGMFRNFVKNLIVLTGGMKSKEQLEKLNALQNLNANEERLIIATGKYIGEGFDHASLDTLFLVMPLSWKGTLQQYVGRLHRVDENKSVVKVYDYVDRKEPMLQRMFEKRLKAYQSMGYKLVDENKSKLSSTEQIKLF from the coding sequence ATGAATATTGAACAACAACTCCATCAAGCCCTTTTAGAAATCGAACATTTAAAAAAAGAAAATGCACATTTGAGGGGATTGCTTAAACAAAAGCAAGTTGAACCAAATAAAATAGTAGAGCCAGTTAAGCGAGCTAATCATAACGAACAATTGAAAGAAAAAATCCTTCAAAAAAGAGTGCAGATTTTTAAAAGTTTATTCCGCGGAAGAGACGATGTTTATGCTGTTCGATGGCAGTCTAAAAATAATAAATCAGGCTATACACCTGCCTGTTCGTTAGAGTGGCAGCCTCCGTTATGTCAGAAGCCAAATATAAAATGTTCGCAATGTCAGGTTAGAAAACTAATACCTCTTAGCGATGAAACGATTTATCGGCATCTTTCAGGAGAGATTACTATCGGTCTATACCCATTGTTAAAAGATGAAACGTGTTGGTTTTTAGCAGTAGATTTTGATAAACGTGATTGGCAAAAAGATATTCAAGCATTTGTAGATACATGTCAACAACTTGATGTACCTGTTAGTATTGAACGTTCGAGATCTGGAAATGGAGGACATGTGTGGCTGTTTTTTAGTGAGCCCATTTCAGCAAAAGTAGCTCGACAATTGGGGCATTTTATTTTATCAGAAACGCTCTCTAATCGATATGAAATCGGAATGGATTCCTATGATCGTCTATTTCCAAATCAAGATACTTTACCAAAGGGAGGATTCGGAAATTTAATCGCACTTCCTTTACAAAGAGGTCCTCGAATACAGTTGAATAGTGTATTTGTAGATGAAAATTTTAATGCTTATGAAGATCAATGGGGATATTTAGAAAAAGTTCGTAAATTAGATTTAAATGCAATCAAAAAAATACTATGGGCAACTTCTCAGCCGAAGCAGATTATACAAGTGAAAGAAGTGAAGGATAACGATGTAGATAAGCTTCCATTAGCTATTACAATCATCGAAAAAAACGGACTATATTTAAATAAGCATGAAATTCCTTCGCAAATAATGCATGAGATTTTAAAGTTATCCTCAATAAAGAATCCTGAATTTTTCAAGGCACAGGCTAGACGCTTAAGTACGCATAGTATACCTAAAAATATAAATTGTCATGAGGAAACTACTGACTTTATTATTATCCCTCGCGGATGCAAGGAAGCGTTAATAAAGGTATTAGAGGGCAGAGGAATTACGGCTTTATTTGACGATCAAACACAATTAGGTGAAACAATTACATCTAACTTCAAAGGGAATTTAACGCCAGAACAACAAGTAGCGGTAGAAAAGCTTTTGGAACGTCCAATAGGAATTTTATCGGCCACAACAGGTTTTGGTAAAACGGTTGTAGCTGCATCACTGATAGCGCAAAGAAAGGTGAATACATTAATTATTGTTCATCGGAAACAATTAATTGAACAATGGAAAGAACGTCTTAATGTTTTTTTAGATAAAGATACATTAATAGGTCACATTAGTGGAGGGAAAAATAAGCAAACATTTAATATTGATATAGCCACAATTCAAAGCTTAAATTATCGTGGAGAAATAAAGGATGAAGTGAAAAACTATGGTCAGGTTATTGTGGATGAGTGTCATCATATTTCAGCAGTAAGCTTTGAAAAAGTAATGAAAAAAGTAGAAGCTAAATATATTTGCGGTTTAACGGCTACTCCTACTAGAAAAGATGGTTTACATTCAATTATGACGATGCAATTAGGTTCAATTTGCCATAGAGTTACAGCTAAATCCTATTCAAAAGTACATTCATTTGAGCATCTTCTATATCCTCGTTATACGCAATTTAAAGATAATACAACAAATGATTCTAAAAAAATTCAGGACGTTTATAAAGCACTAATACAAGATGATGTTCGCAATCGATTAATTTTTGATGATGTGTTACAAGCTTTAGATAACGGAGCTACCCCATTGATTTTGACTGAAAGAGTAGAGCATGTGAAAATTTTAGAAGGTATGTTTAGAAACTTCGTAAAAAATTTGATTGTGTTAACGGGCGGTATGAAGTCTAAGGAGCAATTGGAGAAATTAAATGCATTGCAAAATTTAAATGCGAATGAAGAGCGGCTCATTATCGCAACAGGAAAATATATAGGAGAAGGTTTTGACCATGCAAGTTTAGATACATTATTTTTAGTGATGCCTTTATCATGGAAAGGAACATTGCAGCAGTATGTTGGTAGGTTACATCGGGTAGATGAAAATAAATCAGTAGTAAAGGTATATGATTATGTTGACCGAAAAGAGCCAATGCTGCAGAGAATGTTTGAGAAAAGGTTGAAGGCTTATCAATCAATGGGATATAAACTTGTTGATGAAAATAAAAGTAAGTTATCAAGTACAGAGCAAATAAAGTTATTTTGA
- a CDS encoding Fic family protein: protein MIHLYTPKFIYTQAIVKDLMSIERSRSIVELMPIPAHIESDLKEQAKLKATHYSTRIEGNTLDLEQVARVVKQKKDDLRIPVEEEVRNYWEALSFLTQEKNKNTPITEDFIKKLHSIIVKHGSGRKSSKSNYRGPMPPGVLFAVFDNQTRQPDYIPPEYSDVPALMKSFVKWIQSENEMPVPIKAAIVTYQLLTIHPFEDGNGRTARALASYVLSTTNYDVKGFHSIEEYYVEDLQGYYKHLQMGLPALYYDGRENPKNLAPWIEYFLRTMALAYEKVANLSIQFATSTTDQRILSLEPKEKTLLRYLIERNRPVKPKEIAELFQVKPITITKWANTWLERNIIEGASGNQRITSYRIGKNYKDLTLNDLGYKED from the coding sequence GTGATTCATCTGTACACACCAAAATTTATTTACACGCAAGCTATTGTAAAAGATTTAATGTCAATTGAACGTTCTCGATCTATCGTAGAACTAATGCCTATTCCGGCACATATTGAAAGTGACTTAAAAGAACAAGCTAAATTAAAAGCAACCCATTACTCAACACGAATTGAAGGGAATACTTTAGATTTAGAACAGGTTGCACGTGTAGTTAAACAAAAGAAGGACGACTTAAGAATACCTGTCGAGGAAGAAGTACGAAATTATTGGGAAGCCCTTTCGTTTTTAACACAAGAAAAAAATAAAAATACACCCATAACTGAAGATTTTATTAAAAAGTTACACTCCATCATTGTTAAACATGGCTCAGGTAGAAAGTCTTCTAAAAGTAATTACCGTGGACCAATGCCTCCAGGAGTACTATTTGCTGTTTTCGATAATCAAACAAGACAACCCGATTATATTCCTCCAGAATACTCTGATGTCCCTGCGTTAATGAAATCTTTTGTTAAATGGATACAGTCAGAAAACGAAATGCCTGTTCCGATTAAAGCTGCAATTGTTACTTATCAACTACTAACGATTCATCCTTTTGAAGATGGTAATGGACGTACCGCACGAGCTTTAGCATCTTATGTTTTATCAACAACTAATTATGATGTGAAAGGCTTCCATTCTATTGAAGAATATTATGTTGAAGATTTACAAGGCTACTACAAACATTTACAAATGGGCTTACCCGCTCTTTATTATGATGGGCGTGAAAATCCAAAAAATTTAGCTCCATGGATTGAGTATTTCCTTAGAACAATGGCACTTGCCTATGAAAAAGTTGCTAATCTATCTATCCAATTTGCTACCTCCACTACAGATCAGCGTATCTTATCGTTAGAGCCAAAAGAAAAAACGTTACTTCGCTATTTAATTGAACGCAATAGACCTGTTAAACCAAAAGAAATTGCTGAACTGTTCCAAGTGAAACCAATAACGATTACAAAATGGGCTAATACTTGGTTAGAAAGAAATATAATTGAAGGGGCTAGTGGAAATCAGCGTATCACATCGTATAGAATTGGTAAAAATTATAAAGATTTAACTTTGAATGATTTAGGTTATAAAGAAGACTAA
- a CDS encoding bacteriochlorophyll 4-vinyl reductase yields the protein MSNNESGTFELVLANAIKIPGIKVNRQEFLAKNFSDKVSSSQLVTIMEQGPIEANVNKATIDKIAKGLINTRTLTSTGASFVAGVPGGLAMAATIPADTLQFFGVALRMAQELGYLYGYEDFWDDDDINIEKINGDLVLFLGVMFGVGGSAAAIKVLSSKLSQQALKKIPQQALTKTIYYPIIKKTLGFIGVKVTKDTFAKGVSKAIPILGGIVSGGITYASMSKMGSKLQYALSNNLTLSEEEIIDSFNELKKEHPDIIDVDFEEVLKS from the coding sequence ATGTCAAATAATGAATCAGGTACTTTTGAGTTAGTACTAGCAAATGCTATAAAGATTCCAGGTATTAAAGTAAATCGACAAGAATTTCTAGCTAAAAACTTTTCGGATAAAGTTTCTTCAAGTCAACTAGTCACAATAATGGAACAGGGTCCTATTGAAGCTAATGTTAATAAGGCAACAATAGATAAAATCGCAAAAGGATTAATTAATACTCGAACATTAACAAGTACAGGTGCATCTTTTGTAGCAGGGGTTCCTGGTGGATTAGCTATGGCAGCGACAATTCCAGCAGATACTTTACAATTTTTTGGAGTAGCTTTACGAATGGCACAAGAATTAGGATATTTATATGGGTATGAAGATTTCTGGGATGATGATGATATTAATATTGAAAAAATTAATGGTGACTTGGTTCTGTTTTTAGGAGTTATGTTTGGAGTGGGGGGAAGTGCAGCTGCTATTAAAGTTCTTTCATCTAAACTCTCCCAACAAGCACTAAAAAAAATTCCCCAACAAGCATTAACTAAAACTATATACTATCCTATTATCAAGAAAACGTTAGGATTCATAGGTGTGAAAGTAACAAAAGATACATTTGCTAAAGGTGTTTCTAAAGCTATTCCGATATTAGGTGGGATAGTTTCAGGAGGTATAACGTACGCTTCAATGTCAAAAATGGGGAGTAAGTTACAGTATGCTCTCTCAAATAATCTTACATTGTCAGAAGAAGAAATTATTGACAGTTTTAATGAATTGAAAAAAGAGCACCCAGATATTATAGATGTGGATTTTGAAGAAGTACTAAAATCTTAA
- a CDS encoding TcaA NTF2-like domain-containing protein codes for MGLFENVYMFFLLLMGIGIGVGFLLLGYGFKGFLLGAFVTVAFGMISFTFAVIVLIVFVNIALRPINKTVNKFLIPLAIICLVIDVFKYTSKTESDESNTRYGTHLVAEDDNITFYEEPVEEMNRDNNEVNEEIDTNENKVDDTQSVQADLDIIPVLGAINTTESAREQINYLISAYLEVYTTEQALQLVHYIHPSSPFYQEQVSYMESINKQGIDIQLIDFSIISMEQVAEHRYEVSVEEHYTIDNPEKGSKDVQQNSKYTIELIDGEFYITGLEIL; via the coding sequence ATGGGATTGTTTGAAAATGTATATATGTTTTTCTTACTTTTAATGGGGATTGGTATAGGTGTAGGTTTTTTGCTTCTAGGATATGGATTTAAAGGTTTTTTACTAGGCGCTTTTGTGACAGTTGCTTTTGGTATGATTTCATTTACATTTGCAGTAATTGTCTTGATTGTATTTGTCAATATAGCATTAAGACCCATTAATAAAACAGTTAATAAATTCCTGATTCCATTAGCTATTATTTGTCTTGTAATTGATGTATTTAAATATACTAGCAAAACAGAAAGTGACGAATCAAACACGAGATACGGTACTCATCTTGTTGCAGAAGATGATAATATTACTTTTTACGAAGAGCCTGTCGAGGAAATGAATCGTGATAATAATGAAGTTAATGAGGAAATTGATACAAATGAAAATAAGGTAGATGACACACAAAGTGTTCAAGCTGATTTAGATATAATACCTGTTTTAGGTGCAATAAATACAACAGAATCAGCAAGAGAGCAGATAAATTATTTAATTTCCGCCTACCTAGAAGTTTATACCACAGAGCAGGCGTTACAGCTTGTACACTATATACATCCATCTTCTCCATTCTATCAAGAGCAAGTTAGTTATATGGAGTCTATAAATAAACAGGGTATAGATATTCAATTGATTGATTTTTCCATTATTTCGATGGAGCAAGTTGCAGAGCATAGGTACGAAGTAAGTGTAGAGGAGCATTACACAATAGACAATCCTGAAAAGGGAAGTAAAGATGTGCAACAAAATAGCAAATATACAATAGAATTAATTGATGGTGAATTCTATATTACAGGGTTAGAGATACTATAA
- a CDS encoding Mor transcription activator family protein, translating to MDTSRLDSSCFNGAYKEFVELIGYQNTLLVHSYFAGQYVTFPKRLLSEQYLYEQIAKEYDGTNAKELARKYDYSYSWIRKILKKKAICK from the coding sequence ATGGATACGAGTAGGTTAGATAGTTCATGTTTTAATGGGGCATATAAGGAATTTGTAGAATTGATTGGGTATCAAAATACCTTGTTAGTACATAGCTATTTTGCTGGTCAATATGTAACCTTTCCGAAAAGATTATTATCAGAACAATATTTGTATGAACAAATTGCAAAGGAATACGATGGAACAAACGCTAAAGAATTAGCAAGGAAATATGATTATTCCTATAGTTGGATCAGGAAAATATTAAAGAAGAAAGCCATTTGTAAATAA
- a CDS encoding ISL3 family transposase, with the protein MLLPLPSFFEVSFPSDEEPNVFPATVGAYSVPCPICQGKTIRHAQTLRRFRHGYAWHLGFIWIEMAIPRHRCVACDLTFTYDFGLGIIQASSAMFRKELVRRCHGRSIADVAREYELPYTTVERWYYLLAANELTDEIATTICVDEFALRKGHHYATSVLNADSGRILAIVPHRNQDAITTALQKVTGPIRAVVSDFAPAMANAIQAVYPTAIHVLDRFHLVQFFTDAQQRRRRYLGEAKKHHQSRFIDRCLARKPEQLTDEERGFVAQWHQEDLPTKYIYQALNHMRYVLKATTMTQAKRRLTEWFKRYQFHLCSAVSKIAKTLSTREKALLDTIISPLSNGMMEGTNNKIKLIKRRGFGYRNENRLFLRLRLEIGH; encoded by the coding sequence ATGCTATTACCGTTACCATCTTTTTTCGAAGTTTCTTTTCCATCTGACGAAGAACCAAATGTATTTCCTGCTACTGTAGGTGCTTATTCAGTGCCATGTCCAATTTGCCAAGGGAAAACGATTCGTCATGCGCAAACATTACGTCGTTTTCGTCATGGCTATGCTTGGCACCTCGGATTTATTTGGATTGAGATGGCGATTCCACGTCATCGTTGTGTTGCTTGCGACCTCACATTTACCTATGACTTCGGTTTAGGAATTATCCAAGCGTCTTCAGCTATGTTTCGTAAAGAACTTGTAAGGCGTTGCCACGGGCGTTCCATTGCTGATGTGGCACGTGAATATGAACTGCCCTACACGACGGTTGAGCGTTGGTATTACTTGCTGGCAGCTAATGAATTAACGGATGAAATCGCCACTACTATTTGTGTAGACGAGTTCGCTTTGCGCAAAGGACATCATTATGCGACCAGTGTTTTAAATGCCGACTCAGGTCGTATTTTGGCAATTGTTCCTCATCGAAATCAGGACGCTATTACCACTGCTTTACAAAAAGTAACAGGTCCAATTCGTGCGGTGGTCAGTGATTTCGCTCCAGCGATGGCGAATGCGATACAAGCCGTTTATCCCACTGCGATTCATGTGCTGGATCGCTTTCATCTCGTGCAATTTTTCACCGATGCCCAGCAGCGAAGACGCCGGTATTTAGGAGAAGCCAAAAAGCATCATCAATCGCGATTCATTGACCGTTGTTTGGCACGAAAACCTGAACAATTAACGGATGAAGAACGTGGATTTGTTGCACAGTGGCATCAGGAAGATTTGCCTACAAAATACATTTATCAAGCATTGAATCATATGCGTTATGTACTAAAAGCAACAACGATGACACAAGCAAAACGACGATTAACAGAATGGTTTAAACGGTATCAATTTCATCTTTGTAGTGCCGTTTCTAAAATCGCAAAAACATTGAGTACACGTGAAAAAGCATTGCTAGATACCATTATTTCACCGCTATCAAATGGCATGATGGAAGGAACGAATAATAAAATTAAACTTATTAAAAGACGTGGTTTTGGCTATCGAAATGAAAACCGTTTATTTCTTCGTTTACGTTTAGAAATAGGTCACTGA
- a CDS encoding recombinase family protein — protein MSQQMSPKKVAIYARVSTTEQAEEGYSIDEQIRVLKEFCEKEGYVVYDEYVDRGISGKNIAGRPAIKRLLVDAGQKKFDIVLVWKMNRLARNSLDLMNIVEQLNSKNIAFRSYTEKHETETPTGKLNFHLMAAIAEYERNNIAENVKMGMIARAKEGQWNGGQVLGYDVVEKDDENKKRKQTGLQINDQEAKIIRLIFQMYTTGHGYKAIANKINQDGYRTKKNKTFSLNAIKTIVTNPIYAGYIRYNVRRDWNEKRRNNINPNPIIVKGEHSSIISEETWKIAQKVYKERSCKPNRIHEGAFPLTGIMRCPQCDAGMVVGRTTNRTKSGEKRVLEYYVCGAWKNKGTVACRSNGVRTEYADDYVLNKLQALMKSEHLTRKLVDNINTKQQSLIAPLQREYEHYQQELERCEKKLANLLDAYTDEVISKEVFQRKSRSMEETMTNLKVQIEPLQAQLQSTVSSEVTYEKIHAIMTNFHQAFTQALTREQRKRLLHLLIHQITIDESRKIESIQIKLNDAVLEELQLGVGEMSTDISSTPFSVLVAI, from the coding sequence ATGAGTCAACAAATGAGTCCTAAAAAAGTAGCAATATATGCTCGAGTTTCAACGACAGAGCAGGCTGAGGAAGGATATAGTATTGATGAACAAATACGTGTTCTTAAAGAATTTTGTGAGAAGGAGGGCTATGTTGTCTACGATGAATATGTAGACAGAGGAATTAGTGGGAAAAATATCGCAGGACGTCCAGCTATTAAGAGATTACTAGTTGATGCGGGACAAAAGAAATTTGATATTGTACTTGTTTGGAAGATGAACCGCCTCGCTCGTAATAGTTTAGACTTGATGAATATTGTGGAACAACTCAACAGTAAAAACATAGCTTTTCGTTCTTATACAGAGAAACATGAAACTGAAACACCTACAGGTAAACTCAATTTTCACTTGATGGCTGCTATTGCTGAGTATGAACGTAACAACATAGCGGAAAATGTCAAGATGGGTATGATTGCTCGTGCTAAGGAAGGACAATGGAATGGTGGTCAAGTACTAGGCTACGATGTGGTAGAAAAAGATGATGAGAACAAAAAGCGAAAACAGACAGGTTTACAAATTAATGATCAAGAGGCAAAGATTATACGTTTAATTTTTCAAATGTATACAACAGGTCATGGTTATAAGGCAATTGCCAATAAAATAAATCAGGACGGTTATCGAACAAAAAAGAATAAGACCTTTTCATTGAATGCGATTAAAACTATCGTAACAAATCCCATATATGCTGGCTATATTCGCTATAATGTTCGAAGAGATTGGAATGAAAAGCGTCGTAACAATATTAATCCGAATCCAATCATTGTGAAAGGTGAGCATTCATCCATTATTTCAGAGGAAACATGGAAAATAGCGCAAAAAGTTTACAAAGAGCGTTCCTGTAAACCCAATCGAATTCATGAGGGTGCGTTTCCCCTCACAGGTATTATGCGCTGTCCACAGTGTGATGCAGGAATGGTGGTAGGACGTACAACAAATCGAACAAAATCTGGTGAGAAACGTGTCCTAGAGTATTATGTTTGTGGTGCATGGAAGAATAAGGGAACAGTTGCTTGTCGGTCAAATGGGGTACGTACAGAATATGCGGATGATTATGTGCTGAATAAACTGCAAGCATTGATGAAAAGCGAGCATTTGACGAGAAAATTAGTGGATAACATTAATACAAAGCAACAATCGTTAATTGCCCCTTTACAGCGAGAATATGAGCATTATCAACAGGAGTTGGAGCGCTGTGAGAAAAAGTTAGCCAACTTGTTAGATGCCTATACAGATGAAGTGATTTCCAAAGAGGTGTTCCAACGAAAATCACGAAGTATGGAAGAAACCATGACCAATCTGAAAGTACAAATAGAGCCACTTCAAGCACAACTGCAATCGACAGTATCGAGTGAAGTCACCTATGAAAAAATCCATGCCATCATGACGAATTTCCATCAAGCCTTTACACAAGCATTGACAAGGGAACAAAGAAAAAGATTATTGCATTTATTGATTCATCAAATCACTATTGATGAAAGTCGGAAAATTGAAAGCATCCAAATCAAGCTAAATGATGCTGTATTGGAAGAGTTACAACTAGGAGTTGGAGAAATGTCTACGGACATTTCTTCCACTCCTTTTTCTGTTTTAGTGGCAATTTAA
- a CDS encoding DNA primase family protein produces the protein MNKSSVFNLTNYVKVDDVESLHTSISKLPFFNWVLTNVNGLSDEFLKCVHLNLVDLGKDANLFEQLLLKKLSEEQQVAFTKIQEDSSVANTATYQVLQLFGYSPNQEEHLAETPAECVLRHHSDLLLRRRGIERNDGKFCFNANVFAHYVLSRIAFIQTNDERIYAYSNEGKYEFISDNLFKTICAAIVREVDETIWRKSWESEYMAALKVLIPIVSEFDGDINIINLKNGYFNLDSGKIVPHHSNYISTNQLPIYYDPKAKAPKFKEFLNDVFENDEERYHLIKNIMGYILHKGTPIHKVFIFTGSGSNGKSVLAKILTRLYGEFNVSSTPLNEMEGAFGIQDLDGKLVNIASENESTLKVNTQRLKAITSGDSILINKKHQAPKTKALYVKLILLLNRLFITDDHSNGLYRRLTIIPFYRTYVESRQVLLENQAYMNPNLEKELLEELSGIFNFAYEGYQQLKESNWDLPCCAASESELRKFKVMNDSVGTFVDECLEYANGETILQSDISKRYTAWVDTNSITNFIPLGTASILSNCKEAIQRKNWSVGEKKSNGQKLWVNLRFKT, from the coding sequence ATGAATAAATCGAGTGTATTTAATTTGACTAATTATGTAAAAGTGGATGATGTAGAAAGTTTACACACCTCCATTTCAAAATTACCCTTTTTTAATTGGGTCTTAACAAATGTAAATGGTTTATCCGATGAGTTTCTTAAATGTGTACATCTTAATCTTGTTGATTTAGGGAAAGATGCTAATTTATTTGAACAGCTTTTATTAAAAAAACTTTCTGAAGAACAACAAGTTGCATTTACAAAAATCCAAGAAGATTCTTCTGTAGCAAATACTGCTACATATCAAGTTTTGCAATTGTTTGGATATTCTCCTAATCAAGAAGAACATCTCGCTGAAACACCTGCCGAGTGCGTATTACGTCACCATTCAGACCTTCTACTAAGGAGAAGAGGAATAGAAAGAAATGACGGAAAATTCTGTTTCAATGCAAATGTATTTGCCCACTATGTTCTTTCAAGGATAGCATTTATTCAAACAAATGATGAACGTATTTACGCATATAGTAATGAGGGGAAATATGAGTTTATATCAGATAATCTCTTTAAAACTATTTGTGCGGCAATAGTAAGAGAAGTTGATGAAACTATCTGGCGGAAGTCTTGGGAAAGTGAATATATGGCGGCTTTAAAGGTATTAATTCCAATAGTATCTGAATTTGATGGTGATATAAATATTATTAACTTAAAAAATGGATATTTTAACCTTGATTCAGGAAAAATTGTACCTCATCATTCAAACTATATTTCTACAAATCAGTTACCTATTTATTATGATCCTAAAGCTAAAGCTCCTAAATTTAAAGAATTTCTTAATGATGTCTTTGAAAATGATGAAGAACGGTACCATTTGATAAAAAATATCATGGGATATATTTTGCATAAAGGTACACCTATTCACAAAGTATTTATTTTCACAGGAAGCGGTTCAAATGGTAAATCTGTATTAGCAAAAATTTTAACCAGACTTTATGGTGAATTTAATGTATCAAGTACCCCTTTAAATGAGATGGAAGGTGCTTTTGGTATTCAAGATTTAGATGGGAAGCTTGTGAATATTGCGTCAGAAAATGAATCAACTTTAAAGGTAAATACTCAGCGTCTTAAAGCGATTACTTCTGGAGATTCAATTTTAATTAACAAGAAACACCAAGCACCAAAAACAAAAGCACTATATGTGAAGTTAATTTTATTACTTAATCGTTTATTCATAACTGATGATCATTCAAATGGATTATATAGACGGTTAACCATCATCCCATTTTATCGTACCTATGTAGAATCTAGACAAGTATTACTTGAAAATCAAGCTTATATGAATCCAAATCTTGAAAAGGAATTGTTAGAGGAATTATCAGGGATTTTTAATTTTGCATATGAGGGTTATCAACAATTAAAAGAAAGTAATTGGGATTTACCTTGTTGTGCAGCAAGTGAATCAGAATTAAGAAAATTTAAAGTTATGAATGATTCAGTAGGTACCTTTGTTGATGAGTGCTTAGAATATGCAAATGGTGAAACTATCTTGCAATCAGATATATCTAAAAGATACACAGCGTGGGTAGATACAAATTCAATTACAAATTTCATACCGTTAGGGACAGCTTCAATCTTATCTAATTGTAAAGAAGCAATACAAAGGAAAAACTGGTCTGTCGGTGAGAAAAAATCAAATGGTCAGAAACTTTGGGTAAACTTACGTTTTAAAACGTAG